The Hydractinia symbiolongicarpus strain clone_291-10 chromosome 2, HSymV2.1, whole genome shotgun sequence genomic sequence TTACGTcactatttttattcatttcttCTTGTACGTGATTTATGCTGACGTCAACATGCTGATTGTAATCTCTTTTCTATTCGTGTATTATTACGCAAAGCAGTGTAGTTGTGACATGCTTAAATCCGTGTAAACGAAGTCTCCAACATTTTATATGACTaactattttatattttttcctttGTAAGATTTCTAGTCCGCTTTTCAtggacaaaacaaacaaacaaacaaacgaacaagGAAACAAGGAAACTCTCGGGAAAGCAGGTCCATCGGttgcaaaaaaattgctaaaaatatgGCAACCAATTAATATTTGGGTAATGACAGGTTGACACGATAAATAACCGTTTCCATCCATCCTGAATAGATTTCCTACAGTTTTGTTTAGGAGCACCAAAGCTGCAGAAACACAACGCTAAATAAATTACTAGTTTTCTTGCACCAAGAGGTACCTTATATAGAGTAATCCCAAACAGATATGATTGATAAGTACTAAAAAAAATAGGAGCACAATACACAAAATATTGTTAAGTACtttgataataataatgatttGTCTgagcaaggaggtttaaaaagaaGGAGAGAGAACTCTTTTATTTCTATTGAAATCATCCGTGTCTCATGTTTACTTTTCTCTATTGTTCTTACATCGAATTctgtcaatcaaaatttgaaatctcgcgcttaaattaataaattagccGTTGTCTTTTGTTActatttgcataaattatgagccCGCGGCTATTTTTCTCTCAGCGGTAAATGCTTGTTAGTTGATAAATTTGTCGTTTTTACATATCATAAACAAGCAAGAAGCGAAATGGCAGGCGAAgacgttaaaaatataatagaatTGGATGATGACTTTTTTGTGACGGAAGAAATGTTGTCAGATTTTACTGTTTACGAAAGTTGTGAGGTGGAAGTATCGTTTGTGGAAGATCTGttggaagaagaaaatgaagTAGATGCTGGATATTTGGGTATTCCTCAAATAGTATTCGTTGATGAAGAAGATGTGGACATGGTGGTTGATAACAACAGTACCAAAAATGTGAAGTTTGTGTGCAGCAAGTGcaaaaaacagtattttaaaGAAGCTTACTACAAGAAACATACTCTGATATGTAAAAAGCCAACAGGTAATGCTTCAGTTTAATAAAgtcatgttttctttaaaacaccattagctagctagctataatgttttgttttttgactcTGCATGTAGATTTCATAGAAAAGCTATTGTATTATCATCATTTGAtatgctttttgttgttgttgtcttgtTTTGTTATCACAACTGTGTTCTGATGTCAACTCTGTATTCCAATAATAGATCCAGAAACAACAACAGTGGCAAGAAAAACTCTTGATGactcaaaaaataaatcaactacAACAATTTCCACAAAACAAGTTAAATCAAAATCGAATCGTAAGTATTCATTCATGAACTCTGAGAacataaggaatttttttttgctatatatAGAGCAAAATATTGTGAACTGGTggtataaacctttttttttgcacCCTTTTAGAATCTTTATCCATCACCGATCATGAGCTGCagcaagaaaaaatgaattttgttcGTGATGCTatggttaaaatttcaaaagaccCAATCAATAACATTGTTGTGAAAGGATTCAAAACACCTGGAAATCGTGTCAAAGAATTAGCCAACTCAATTTTGAATGCTGGGAGTGATGTTTTGGACATTATTTCTGAAAATGTAGTGTGTCGCATATTTAAAGAATTGCAAAAATCTAACCTACTGACTGGTTCAGGAAAAGAATCTCTTTGGAGAAAAGTGCATGAACTTGCACAAGACGATAAATTCAGACAACATTGGAAACATGTATTACCTAAAGGATACTGCATTGACTTGGTCCTTGGTCTGAGACGTAAATGGCCTACACACTCGGAGGTTTTAAAATGCTTTCTGTGAGAAAgcagaaaaaacattttaatttagaCGAAGGATTGTAATTGCAACTTTACAAATTTCCCTGGTTTTGCCCCAAATCAATGTTAGTGTGGTCTATGGACATTTTcaccaatatttttttcaaatatgctaggggaaaaaatgaaaacagttccaGTGGAATGATGTGTAGTGTCTTTTATGtcataatattttgtttattgatTGGCTGTACATAATTTTCTGTGGTGGTTAAGAAATTCAAGTGTTTAAAAGGGACGCGGTGTGGGTAGAAAGATGACCAAAGGAACAAGTCATTTCTTCCGATGTCGCCTTTTATCTGGATGGCCATACTGATtaataaaactaataaaaacgAATTACACAGCCGCCAGCTTTAACGATATTCACGAAAAAAATTAATCACTGAAATATGTTATGAACAACTGAAATTCTATTTTAGAGAATCACAGCTTATCTTCGATTTAATAACTACACTAAATTCAGACCAGAGGAAAAAATGTTGAATGTTTAGCTTGGACATAGGTAAAGACGTATCATTCATCCTTTAAGgtgacttttatttttatttccactATAAAGAAGTGATTATTATAAAATgtccttttaaaaaaaggacACGAGAGTTGTACAGCTCCTCAGGGTTTTTCTACGAAAGAGTCCTCTTTTGAGAGGCGCCCACTATAAAGAGGTTTCATTGTAATTTCGATATCAAGGGACAAACGCACTGAAAATTTTTTCGCCCTAATGATCTTTTGACTTTTCCACTGAATTGAACTTAAATGCAAGCCTGCAAGGAAGGAGGATAGTCGAAAAATAAAGAACTCCCATTGCTTTTTAGTTAACATCAATTCTCTATTTCTGCTTTGAAATCGTTTCTAAATTGCATAATGTCATGTAAAAGTGTGGATGGATCAAAGTTTTACAAGGACAAAGCATTGCTAAATTAAAAGAGACAGGTCTATTTGTATACAATGTATAAGTTAATATGTCTATAACTATTCTGGCGCTTCATAGATGTCTTTGGGAGCCATCAACAATAATAAAAGATTCTATGTGACAAAGATAAGCGAAAGCCACGTcataaaatatacaatatacTTTATGACGTGACTTTCAGGCTAGACATGCTGCATATACTCTCATCAATCAAAACAGACTTGTGCTTTTACgcttttcatcttttttgttaCGTGATGtgcgctgacgtcagcattttattgttggttttttaaaaacaaaattaactcTTATTGGATGTTTTTGATGAAGTAGATAGCAGTTATAACAGTGCGTAAATAGAAGAAAGCCACAAATTGTTTGATTTGGATGTCATGTTTGATGACATATATACGTTCAATTCGTTCCCAAAGATGAAGGAGATATGCTTCGTGAGAACGAGGTTGACATGTGCGCGTATGTTAAATCAAGCGCTGCAATGAAGGTTATGtccattaaaaattttgcaCGTTATCAATCTCAACTAACACGTTTTGCTTCATATATGAGAATTATCAGTTCAAAAGTTACGTTTATCTTTAGCTAATTGACATTGCGAACCTAAAAGCGTGATTGGTGCTAGTTATTGGTAGGAATTATCCGAAATTAGGAATTATCAAATATCCGAAAAAATATGTCTACGAAAACTGAGAGTAGTAAAAGAGGGAAATTTATAAATCGATTTGATTGGTTGAAATTGAGGCTATTCTATGTCTTATCTGCAGCACCCCCTGCACTCATTCCAGCGAGTctgactttgctgtgtttaccacCAGTGCATTTTTTACCTTGTAACCATCAGCGTTAAAGATATCTCGCAATTTGTACTTTGAAAGTATCATTGGTAGGTGCGTTTTCTTCCAGTGTGCAGTCATCTCTGGTGTGCATGAGTTTGCTTTACCTGACACCATCTTAAATGTGACATTATTCCGTGCCTTCCATTTGTCAACCTATCCATTCAAtgctttaaaatcattttacctAGTGTATTTGCTAAATCACTTGTTTTCTCTTGAAGGACTAGTGCACTTACAGGTATGTTATTCGATCTAAGAGACATAAACCACTTAAAACAGCTTTGCCTAAGTTTTCATGATTTCCTGCTTTGACATTCTTTCTTCTCAAGCTAATCGTTCCAGAGGAAAATGCAGCAATTATCTTCTCTTTACTTGCAGGTAAATGTCATGTGGGATAGTGCTTCTTGGCACACTATACTTTTGAGCTTCTAATGACTTAAGTAAGTTGTCCACTTTCTATTTCTTGTAACACCTTCATTTTTTTTCGatggaagtttttttttttggcgAAGTCCACTTTTTCTTGTTATAAATTCGAATACATGCTTTTGGTAAACTTGAAACTTTCGAATGTTCAAAACGTTCGAATTTCGAGTTAGAGATCGACATGGATTGTTTCTTATTTCAAAAAGAATTGCCAGTGCTTGTGCAAGAATATGAAGTAAACACGTTTGTGATAGGCTACCATGAGTATCGCGAATCATGGACTCCTATCGTTGGAGACTTCTTACAATACCAAATAACGCAAGACAATGCTGTAGATAAATGTGCAGTAGCAGGGATGAATAAAGATAGAGTTGTTGAACACTTGATAAAAGGGAAAAGCAGGAAAATTGCTGTGTTCTTTTTTCTGAGAGCAGATGTTTGCAATATGCCAACAGTGGAAATAAATGGAAAGGCTGTAAACAAAGGGAAATGGAAAGGGAATGGAAGTTCCCTTTACAATAACGTTCACTGATAGTAAGCAAATGTTAAGCaaactaaaagaagtttttgaaaattgtgatgtttaattgaaaaaaaatgttttttaatacacgaataattttcttattttccaGAATTCTACATCAATAACTGTCCGAAATATCGAGGGTATTCATTTGAAGGAATGTTTGAAAAATCGGGGAATTCGAAAAACCGAAGTTCGAAAAATCCGAGGGAATATAAAAGGCGTCTAGGGACCAAAGAAATAATTCGAAAAATTGTGGAATTTCAATAATCCCTTTTTCGAAAAATTGGGATTGAATTGTAATTCATTCGGTGTGAATGTCGGAGTGGATTTCCTTCCATATTTTTGTATTAATTTATATGGTATCAAGGCATGACAAAATGCTTTGCTTAAAggataaattgaaaaaatccgttttttcaattaaaataataaaccgaaaaaaattgtgttttgctGTTTCTTAAATAAACAACGCATTCTTTTTATCACCTCCATGATCTTATTTTCTTACAAAACTCAAATTATTGAACGTTCCAAACAAGAAGCGTTTCTATATGTTTATATCATGGCCGACTTAATTTACAGTCCACAAAGTGTGCAA encodes the following:
- the LOC130630250 gene encoding uncharacterized protein LOC130630250: MAGEDVKNIIELDDDFFVTEEMLSDFTVYESCEVEVSFVEDLLEEENEVDAGYLGIPQIVFVDEEDVDMVVDNNSTKNVKFVCSKCKKQYFKEAYYKKHTLICKKPTDPETTTVARKTLDDSKNKSTTTISTKQVKSKSNQSLSITDHELQQEKMNFVRDAMVKISKDPINNIVVKGFKTPGNRVKELANSILNAGSDVLDIISENVVCRIFKELQKSNLLTGSGKESLWRKVHELAQDDKFRQHWKHVLPKGYCIDLVLGLRRKWPTHSEVLKCFL